In Nocardia sputorum, a single genomic region encodes these proteins:
- a CDS encoding methionine synthase, which translates to MTEPVRVPGGIATGVGSWPGTDPREAAATIVGELGELPHLVELPARGAGADLIGRASALLVDLRFDTTPRGYRLAPRPGAVARRAHDLLRTDLDALEEAWENAGLSGRNRRVKVQSAGPLTLAAQVELPGGHRVLTDPGAVRDLSESLAEGLAQHVAEVRKRLGAQVVLQLDEPSLSAVLDGSLRGVSVLNTVRALPEPEALAVLDTVLTAQSAPVLVHSCAEPPALGLLRRSVADAIGFDLSTIGTARLDEVGEALEAGKHLVLGVVPTEAPASAVTWRTFAEPGVRLIDRLGFGRRTLAQRIAVSPACGLAGAPLEWSRRALRLTADVARAYAEEPEELSFA; encoded by the coding sequence GTGACCGAGCCGGTGCGCGTGCCGGGCGGGATCGCCACCGGCGTCGGCTCCTGGCCGGGCACCGACCCGCGCGAGGCCGCCGCGACCATCGTCGGTGAACTCGGCGAGTTGCCGCACCTGGTGGAACTGCCGGCTCGCGGTGCGGGCGCGGACCTGATCGGCCGGGCTTCCGCGCTGCTGGTCGACCTGCGCTTCGACACCACGCCCAGGGGCTACCGGCTCGCGCCCCGTCCGGGCGCGGTCGCGCGCCGGGCGCACGACCTGCTGCGAACCGATCTGGACGCGCTCGAGGAAGCGTGGGAGAACGCCGGTCTCTCCGGCCGCAACCGTCGGGTGAAGGTGCAGTCGGCGGGCCCGCTGACCTTGGCCGCGCAGGTCGAGCTGCCCGGCGGACATCGCGTGCTCACCGATCCCGGTGCGGTGCGTGACCTCTCGGAATCCCTGGCCGAAGGTTTGGCGCAGCACGTGGCGGAGGTGCGCAAGCGGCTCGGCGCGCAGGTCGTCCTGCAGTTGGACGAACCGTCGCTGTCCGCGGTGCTGGACGGCTCACTGCGCGGGGTGAGCGTGCTGAACACCGTGCGGGCGTTGCCCGAGCCGGAAGCGCTGGCCGTCCTGGACACGGTGCTCACCGCTCAATCCGCGCCGGTGCTGGTGCACAGCTGCGCCGAGCCGCCCGCGCTCGGCCTGCTGCGCCGCAGCGTCGCCGATGCGATCGGCTTCGACCTGAGCACCATCGGCACGGCTCGACTCGACGAGGTCGGAGAGGCCCTGGAAGCGGGCAAACACCTGGTGCTCGGCGTCGTGCCCACCGAGGCGCCCGCCTCGGCGGTCACCTGGCGGACCTTCGCCGAGCCGGGGGTGCGGCTGATCGATCGGCTCGGCTTCGGCCGTCGCACGCTGGCGCAACGGATCGCGGTCAGCCCAGCATGCGGACTGGCGGGCGCGCCGCTGGAGTGGAGCAGACGAGCGCTGCGTTTGACCGCCGACGTTGCGCGCGCGTACGCCGAAGAACCCGAAGAGCTTTCATTCGCCTGA
- a CDS encoding GNAT family N-acetyltransferase has translation MTISSVLTAPARPTDSGEGRSRYSLVVSSDLDHRVAAQRLRYNVFANEPGFRIPDDGTGLDADRFDEHCDHMLVRDDATGEFVGCYRMLPPDKVAAAGGYYTATEFDLAQLDPEGMRIVEMGRACVVPDHRNGSVLTLMWAGILHYIQLTGYEWVMGCVSVPMQDTPADAPGVNVRGVRDMLLGRHSSDPERRVHPYNPVIVDGKALDELTPPSRPKLPPLVRGYLRLGAEICGEPAHDPAFAVADFVVLLGLNTINTRYLNRLQDAAASFDGGR, from the coding sequence ATGACTATTTCGTCCGTGCTGACAGCCCCGGCTCGACCGACGGACTCCGGGGAGGGACGGTCGCGCTACTCGCTGGTGGTTTCCTCCGATCTCGACCACCGCGTCGCCGCGCAGCGCCTGCGATACAACGTCTTCGCCAACGAGCCGGGGTTCCGGATCCCGGACGACGGTACGGGTTTGGACGCCGACCGTTTCGACGAGCACTGCGATCACATGCTCGTGCGCGACGACGCCACCGGCGAGTTCGTCGGCTGCTATCGAATGCTGCCGCCGGACAAGGTCGCCGCGGCGGGCGGGTACTACACGGCGACGGAATTCGATCTGGCCCAGCTGGACCCGGAGGGCATGCGGATCGTTGAGATGGGCCGCGCCTGCGTGGTCCCCGATCACCGCAACGGCTCGGTGCTCACCCTCATGTGGGCGGGCATCCTGCACTACATCCAGCTCACCGGCTACGAGTGGGTCATGGGCTGCGTGTCGGTGCCGATGCAGGACACCCCGGCCGACGCGCCCGGGGTGAACGTGCGCGGCGTGCGCGATATGCTGCTCGGCCGGCACTCCTCCGACCCGGAGCGCCGGGTCCACCCGTACAACCCGGTGATCGTCGACGGCAAGGCCCTGGACGAGCTGACGCCGCCGTCGCGGCCGAAACTCCCCCCGCTGGTACGCGGTTACCTGCGGCTGGGCGCGGAGATCTGCGGCGAGCCCGCCCACGATCCCGCATTCGCGGTCGCCGACTTCGTCGTGTTGCTCGGGCTGAACACGATCAACACCCGCTACCTCAACCGGCTACAAGACGCCGCCGCGTCGTTCGACGGGGGACGGTGA
- a CDS encoding cysteine desulfurase family protein: MKSAFSGPVNGAAPQTVYLDHAATTPMLPAAIEAMTAALRTTGNASSLHGSGRAARRLLEEARESIAADLGARPSEVVFTSGGTESDNLAVKGIFWARRDADPRRNRIIASSIEHHAVIDAVEWLERHEGAQVTWLPVDAEGVVSAGVLRAALADQPDDVALVTVMWANNEVGAIQPIAELAAVAAEFGVPMHSDAVQAAAQLPIDFGASGLSAASFAGHKVGGPHGVGVLLLGRQVPCVPLLHGGGHERDLRSGTSDTAAALGLAAALRQTASELSDRAVKLVALRDALIDGIRAAAPDAVLNGPSGERRLPGNVHVTFPGCEGDSLLMLLDAAGVECSTGSACTAGVATPSHVLIAMGVEPRQARGSLRFSLGHTSTRADVDALLEVLPQVVERAKAAGLAGAKGGV; encoded by the coding sequence ATGAAGTCGGCTTTTTCGGGTCCGGTCAACGGTGCTGCGCCCCAGACGGTCTACCTCGATCACGCGGCCACCACACCGATGCTGCCCGCGGCCATCGAGGCGATGACGGCTGCCCTGCGCACCACGGGCAACGCGTCGTCCCTGCACGGATCGGGGCGCGCGGCCCGGAGGCTGCTCGAAGAAGCGCGCGAGTCGATCGCCGCCGACCTGGGCGCCCGGCCCTCGGAGGTGGTCTTCACCTCCGGCGGCACCGAGAGCGACAATCTGGCGGTCAAGGGCATCTTCTGGGCGCGCCGCGACGCCGATCCGCGCCGGAACCGGATCATCGCCAGTTCGATCGAGCATCACGCGGTGATCGACGCGGTGGAGTGGCTGGAGCGGCACGAGGGCGCGCAGGTCACCTGGCTGCCGGTGGACGCCGAGGGCGTGGTCTCCGCCGGCGTGCTGCGCGCCGCGCTGGCCGACCAGCCCGACGATGTCGCGCTGGTCACCGTCATGTGGGCGAACAACGAGGTCGGCGCCATCCAGCCGATCGCCGAATTGGCCGCCGTGGCAGCCGAATTCGGCGTTCCGATGCACAGCGACGCGGTACAGGCGGCGGCGCAGCTGCCGATCGACTTCGGCGCGAGCGGGTTGTCCGCGGCCAGTTTCGCCGGGCACAAGGTCGGCGGCCCGCACGGTGTCGGAGTGCTGCTGCTCGGCAGGCAGGTGCCGTGCGTGCCGCTGCTGCACGGCGGCGGCCACGAGCGCGACCTGCGGTCCGGCACCTCCGACACGGCGGCCGCCCTCGGCCTGGCCGCGGCGCTGCGCCAGACGGCGAGCGAACTTTCCGACCGGGCCGTCAAGCTGGTCGCGTTGCGCGACGCGTTGATCGACGGGATCCGCGCGGCGGCGCCCGACGCGGTGCTGAACGGCCCGTCCGGCGAGCGGCGTCTGCCCGGCAACGTGCACGTCACCTTCCCCGGGTGCGAGGGGGATTCACTGCTGATGCTGCTGGACGCGGCGGGGGTCGAATGCTCGACCGGTTCGGCGTGCACCGCGGGCGTCGCCACGCCCAGTCACGTGCTGATCGCCATGGGCGTCGAGCCTCGGCAGGCGCGCGGATCGCTGCGCTTCTCGTTGGGCCACACCTCGACGCGGGCCGACGTGGACGCGCTGCTGGAAGTATTGCCCCAGGTGGTGGAGCGGGCCAAGGCCGCGGGCCTGGCCGGTGCGAAAGGAGGTGTCTGA
- a CDS encoding NAD(P)/FAD-dependent oxidoreductase → MQYVEAGIETAGVVIVGSGFGGLAAAKQLAKSGVDYVLISSTPEHLFQPLLYQVATGVLTSEEIAPPIAGILRRHREADVRLGTVVDIDPDRAIVTYEHEGVPHRIRYGSLIAATGASQSYFGRDDFAEKTYSLKTIDDARRLRAQIARVFAEAAQADEQTRRRLLSFVVVGAGATGVEVAGQLKELAKRHFHQEVSVTLVEGAGEVLPPFGGGLSEYAKKSLTRSGVDVLLGTFVTDIEHGKVTVKSADGVEHAIAAETVVWSAGVQAGGFAKILAEATGVATDRAGRLLINPDLTVGGYADIYAIGDMTSLNGYPGQSPVAMQEGRHAADIIRRKKQPGTPFTYWDKGSMAVISRFSAVTKLNDRITFRGFVAWVMWLAVHLFYLVGFRNRFAAVASWLVAFIFTGRPGFAEEDTTPKKVRAEESRAA, encoded by the coding sequence ATGCAGTACGTGGAAGCGGGAATCGAAACCGCAGGTGTCGTCATTGTCGGATCGGGGTTCGGCGGGCTCGCCGCCGCCAAGCAGCTGGCCAAGTCGGGGGTGGACTATGTGCTGATCTCCAGCACGCCCGAACATCTCTTCCAACCGCTGTTGTACCAGGTAGCGACGGGTGTGCTCACATCGGAGGAAATCGCGCCGCCGATCGCGGGGATCCTGCGCCGTCATCGCGAAGCCGATGTGCGCCTGGGCACCGTGGTCGACATCGATCCCGACCGCGCCATCGTCACCTACGAGCACGAGGGCGTGCCCCACCGCATCCGTTACGGCTCGCTGATCGCGGCCACCGGCGCGAGCCAGTCCTACTTCGGCCGCGACGACTTCGCCGAGAAGACCTATTCGCTCAAGACCATCGACGACGCGCGGCGGCTGCGCGCGCAGATCGCTCGGGTCTTCGCCGAAGCCGCGCAGGCCGACGAGCAGACCAGGCGCAGGTTGCTCAGCTTCGTCGTGGTCGGCGCGGGCGCGACCGGCGTCGAGGTGGCCGGTCAGCTGAAGGAGCTGGCGAAACGGCATTTCCACCAGGAGGTTTCGGTCACGCTCGTCGAGGGTGCCGGCGAGGTGCTCCCGCCGTTCGGCGGCGGGCTGTCGGAATACGCGAAGAAGTCGCTGACTCGCAGCGGCGTGGACGTGCTGCTCGGCACCTTCGTCACCGACATCGAGCACGGCAAGGTCACCGTCAAGAGCGCCGACGGCGTCGAGCACGCGATCGCGGCGGAAACCGTGGTCTGGTCGGCGGGCGTGCAGGCGGGCGGGTTCGCGAAGATTCTGGCCGAGGCCACGGGCGTGGCGACCGACCGGGCAGGCCGGCTGCTGATCAACCCGGACCTCACCGTCGGCGGCTACGCCGACATCTACGCCATCGGCGACATGACTTCGCTCAACGGCTACCCCGGCCAGTCGCCGGTGGCCATGCAGGAGGGCAGGCACGCCGCCGACATCATCCGCCGCAAGAAGCAGCCCGGCACCCCCTTCACCTACTGGGACAAGGGCAGCATGGCGGTGATCAGCCGGTTCAGCGCCGTGACGAAGCTCAACGACCGCATCACCTTCCGCGGCTTCGTCGCCTGGGTCATGTGGCTCGCGGTGCACCTGTTCTACCTGGTCGGCTTCCGCAACCGCTTCGCCGCGGTCGCGTCCTGGCTGGTCGCGTTCATCTTCACCGGACGCCCCGGTTTCGCCGAAGAGGACACGACCCCGAAGAAGGTACGCGCCGAGGAGAGCCGCGCCGCTTGA
- the ligA gene encoding NAD-dependent DNA ligase LigA, giving the protein MSDSDSAAAPATAEQRVEWQRLADEVREHQFRYYVRDAPIISDGEFDALLRRLQAMEDEHPDLRTPDSPTQLVGGGFATDFTAVDHLERMLSLDNVFDIDELRSWAARVEAETGPDLHYLCEVKIDGVALNLVYQNGRLVRGATRGDGRTGEDVTLNARTIDDIPGELTPSDEFPIPQLLEVRGEVYFRLEDFETLNAAIVAEGKPPYANPRNTAAGSLRQKDPSVTARRRLRMICHGFGRIEGYTPTSQYEAYRALAAWGLPVSEHTRRVQGIDAVIERVAYWGEHRHDIEHEIDGQVIKVDETALQRRLGSTSRAPRWAIAYKYPPEEATTKLLNIQVNVGRTGRVTPFAVMEPVSVAGSTVAMATLHNAAEVKRKGVLIGDTVTIRKAGDVIPEVLGPVVDARPEDAREFVMPTHCPECGTELRPEKEGDADIRCPNQQFCPAQLRERVYHVAGRGAFDIEALGYEGAIDLLKSGAITDEGDLFDLDEATLLTTSLYANKNGSLSANGKRLLENLAVAKDRPLWRVLVGLSIRHVGPTAARALAAEFGSLDRIEAASGEELAAADGVGPTIAAAVAEWFTVDWHRAVVAKWRAAGVRMEDERDESIERNLEGLSIVVTGSLQGFTRDGAKEAILRRGGKAASSVSKKTAFVVVGDAPGSKAAKAEELGVPILDEEGFQRLLAGGPDAVAPETAAEDADAEE; this is encoded by the coding sequence GTGAGTGACAGCGACAGCGCGGCGGCCCCGGCGACGGCAGAGCAGCGGGTGGAGTGGCAGCGACTCGCGGACGAGGTGCGTGAGCATCAGTTCCGCTACTACGTCCGGGACGCGCCGATCATCTCCGACGGCGAGTTCGACGCGCTGTTGCGGCGGTTGCAGGCCATGGAGGACGAACATCCGGACCTGCGCACGCCGGATTCGCCGACTCAGCTCGTCGGCGGCGGCTTCGCGACCGATTTCACCGCTGTCGACCACCTCGAGCGGATGCTGTCGCTGGACAACGTGTTCGACATCGACGAGCTACGCTCCTGGGCCGCCCGGGTGGAGGCGGAGACCGGGCCGGACCTGCACTACTTGTGCGAGGTGAAGATCGACGGCGTCGCGCTGAACCTCGTCTACCAGAACGGGCGGCTGGTGCGCGGCGCCACCCGAGGCGACGGACGCACCGGCGAGGACGTGACGCTCAACGCGCGCACCATCGACGACATCCCCGGCGAGCTGACCCCCAGCGACGAGTTCCCCATCCCGCAGCTGCTGGAGGTCCGCGGCGAGGTGTACTTCCGGCTGGAGGACTTCGAGACGCTCAACGCCGCCATCGTGGCCGAGGGCAAGCCGCCCTATGCCAATCCGCGCAACACGGCGGCCGGTTCGCTGCGTCAGAAGGATCCGTCGGTCACCGCGCGGCGCAGGTTGCGCATGATCTGCCACGGCTTCGGCCGCATCGAGGGTTACACGCCGACCTCGCAGTACGAGGCGTACCGAGCGCTCGCCGCGTGGGGCCTGCCGGTGTCCGAGCACACCAGGCGGGTGCAGGGCATCGACGCGGTGATCGAGCGGGTCGCCTACTGGGGCGAGCACCGGCACGACATCGAGCACGAGATCGACGGCCAGGTCATCAAGGTCGACGAGACCGCGCTGCAACGCCGTCTCGGCTCCACCTCGCGCGCGCCGCGCTGGGCGATCGCCTACAAGTACCCGCCCGAGGAAGCGACGACCAAGCTGCTGAACATCCAGGTGAACGTCGGCCGCACCGGCCGGGTGACGCCGTTCGCGGTGATGGAGCCGGTGTCCGTCGCGGGCTCCACGGTCGCGATGGCCACCCTGCACAACGCCGCCGAGGTCAAGCGCAAAGGCGTGCTGATCGGTGACACGGTCACCATCCGCAAGGCGGGCGACGTGATTCCCGAGGTGCTGGGGCCGGTGGTGGACGCGCGCCCCGAAGACGCGCGGGAATTCGTCATGCCGACGCACTGTCCCGAATGCGGCACCGAACTGCGTCCGGAGAAGGAGGGCGACGCCGACATCCGCTGCCCGAACCAGCAGTTCTGCCCCGCTCAGTTGCGCGAGCGCGTCTACCACGTGGCCGGGCGCGGCGCCTTCGACATCGAGGCCCTCGGTTACGAAGGCGCGATCGATCTGCTGAAGTCCGGCGCCATCACCGACGAGGGCGACCTGTTCGACCTGGACGAGGCGACATTGCTCACCACCTCGCTCTACGCCAACAAGAACGGCAGCCTCTCCGCCAACGGCAAGCGGCTGCTGGAGAACCTGGCCGTGGCCAAGGACCGGCCGCTGTGGCGGGTGCTGGTCGGCCTGTCCATCCGGCACGTCGGCCCCACCGCTGCGCGCGCGCTCGCCGCCGAATTCGGCAGCTTGGACCGCATCGAGGCGGCATCGGGAGAGGAATTGGCCGCCGCCGACGGCGTCGGCCCGACCATCGCGGCCGCCGTGGCGGAGTGGTTCACCGTCGACTGGCACCGCGCCGTGGTGGCGAAGTGGCGGGCCGCGGGCGTGCGGATGGAGGACGAACGCGACGAGTCCATCGAGCGCAACTTGGAAGGCTTGTCCATCGTGGTGACCGGTTCGCTGCAGGGCTTCACCCGCGACGGCGCCAAAGAGGCGATCCTGAGGCGCGGCGGGAAGGCCGCGAGTTCGGTTTCGAAGAAGACCGCGTTCGTGGTGGTCGGGGACGCGCCCGGCTCCAAGGCCGCGAAGGCGGAGGA
- the mnmA gene encoding tRNA 2-thiouridine(34) synthase MnmA translates to MRVLAAMSGGVDSAVAAARAVDAGHEVVGVHLALSATPGTLRTGSRGCCSKEDAGDARRAADVLGIPFYVWDFADRFKEDVIDDFVAAYAAGETPNPCLRCNEKIKFSALADRAVALGFDAVVTGHYARLADGVLRRAVDADKDQSYVLAVLTAQQLSRAMFPVGDTPKPQIRAEAAERGLAVANKPDSHDICFIPSGDTRAFLGAKIGIRPGAVVDADGQVLARHEGVHGFTIGQRKGLGLPGPAADGKPRYVTGIDPDSGTVHVGSADDLRVWTVEAERAIWTSGSAPSGPIECVAQVRAHGGTAPAVAEAVGDGLTVRLREPLTGVARGQAVVLYRPDPEGDEVIGSGTISGTVREPVASEAGAESAR, encoded by the coding sequence ATGCGGGTACTCGCCGCGATGAGCGGTGGTGTGGATTCGGCCGTGGCGGCGGCGCGTGCCGTCGACGCCGGTCACGAGGTGGTCGGCGTGCATCTGGCACTGTCGGCGACACCGGGCACGCTGCGCACGGGGTCGCGCGGCTGCTGCTCGAAGGAGGACGCCGGTGACGCCCGCCGCGCCGCCGACGTGCTGGGCATCCCGTTCTATGTCTGGGATTTCGCCGACCGCTTCAAGGAAGACGTCATCGATGACTTCGTCGCGGCCTACGCGGCGGGCGAGACGCCGAATCCGTGCCTGCGCTGCAACGAGAAGATCAAGTTCTCCGCGCTGGCCGACCGTGCGGTGGCGCTCGGCTTCGACGCTGTGGTCACCGGGCACTACGCGCGGCTCGCGGACGGTGTGCTCCGCCGCGCCGTCGACGCCGACAAGGACCAGTCCTACGTGCTGGCGGTGCTGACCGCTCAGCAGCTTTCGCGCGCGATGTTCCCGGTGGGCGACACCCCCAAGCCACAGATCCGCGCCGAGGCGGCCGAGCGCGGCCTCGCCGTCGCGAACAAGCCGGACAGCCACGACATCTGCTTCATCCCCTCCGGCGACACCCGTGCCTTCCTGGGCGCGAAGATCGGTATCCGGCCCGGCGCGGTCGTCGACGCCGACGGTCAGGTGCTCGCGCGGCACGAGGGCGTGCACGGGTTCACCATCGGCCAGCGCAAGGGATTGGGGTTGCCGGGTCCCGCCGCCGACGGCAAGCCGCGATACGTCACCGGCATCGACCCCGATTCCGGCACGGTCCACGTCGGTTCGGCCGATGACCTGCGGGTCTGGACGGTCGAGGCGGAGCGCGCGATCTGGACGTCGGGTTCCGCGCCGAGCGGACCGATCGAGTGCGTGGCGCAGGTGCGCGCACACGGCGGCACCGCGCCCGCGGTGGCCGAGGCGGTGGGCGACGGACTGACCGTGCGGCTACGTGAGCCGCTGACCGGTGTGGCGCGCGGCCAGGCCGTGGTGCTCTACCGGCCGGATCCCGAAGGCGACGAGGTGATCGGCAGTGGGACCATCTCCGGGACCGTGCGCGAGCCCGTCGCGAGTGAAGCGGGGGCCGAGTCGGCGCGGTGA
- a CDS encoding lysophospholipid acyltransferase family protein: MRTVVFDAPPATSTAHAWMPSSPCGPGCLDSIDEVGSARVLARLAGVAGLLLSFPVANAVTPRGRRVSLHRGYAHLLLGCLGMRLRIVDNRGAVDERGVVDEGDAALVSAGFGTGAGGVLVVTGHIGWTDIVALASVQPLGFVARADMVDWPLIGRLAKLMRVIPIERESLRQLPGVVTAVGARLAAGDRIGVFPEGTTWCGRAYGTMRPALFQAAVDTGTPVQPVRLRYLDRHGAQCTVPGFVGVDTFASSARRVLRSRGMVAEVVLEPVQRPGDDRRELARRCEAAIRGTASSHRGAAEATEWIEAGHTRVQDPSVAADAPEVRRPRRRPMLRGRRTAAAQ; the protein is encoded by the coding sequence GTGAGGACCGTGGTCTTCGACGCGCCACCCGCCACGTCCACCGCGCACGCATGGATGCCGTCGAGCCCCTGCGGCCCGGGCTGCCTGGATTCGATCGATGAGGTCGGGTCGGCGCGGGTGCTCGCCCGCCTGGCCGGGGTCGCCGGACTGCTGCTCAGCTTCCCGGTCGCGAACGCGGTGACACCGCGTGGCCGGCGGGTTTCGTTGCACCGCGGCTATGCGCACTTACTGCTCGGCTGTCTGGGCATGCGGTTGCGCATTGTCGACAACCGGGGGGCCGTGGACGAGCGCGGTGTCGTCGATGAGGGCGACGCCGCGCTCGTATCCGCCGGTTTCGGGACCGGGGCCGGCGGTGTGCTGGTCGTCACCGGGCACATCGGCTGGACCGATATCGTCGCGCTGGCCTCGGTGCAGCCGCTCGGCTTCGTGGCGCGTGCGGACATGGTGGACTGGCCGCTGATCGGCAGACTCGCCAAGCTGATGCGGGTGATTCCGATCGAGCGCGAGAGTCTGCGGCAGCTGCCCGGCGTGGTGACGGCGGTCGGAGCGCGGCTGGCCGCGGGCGACCGGATCGGCGTCTTCCCGGAAGGCACGACTTGGTGTGGCCGGGCTTACGGCACTATGCGTCCCGCGTTGTTCCAAGCGGCCGTGGACACCGGCACTCCGGTGCAGCCGGTGCGGTTGCGGTACCTGGACCGGCACGGCGCGCAGTGCACGGTGCCCGGTTTCGTCGGCGTCGACACCTTCGCCTCCTCCGCGCGACGGGTGCTGCGGTCGCGTGGCATGGTCGCCGAAGTGGTGCTGGAGCCGGTCCAGCGGCCCGGCGACGACCGGCGCGAGCTGGCCCGCCGCTGCGAGGCGGCCATCCGGGGTACCGCCTCGTCGCACCGTGGTGCGGCGGAAGCGACGGAGTGGATCGAGGCGGGGCACACCCGCGTGCAGGACCCGTCGGTCGCCGCCGACGCCCCAGAGGTGCGCAGGCCACGCCGCCGCCCGATGCTGCGCGGTCGCCGCACCGCAGCCGCGCAGTAG